In the Colletotrichum lupini chromosome 1, complete sequence genome, one interval contains:
- a CDS encoding transmembrane amino acid transporter: MSDTREIKDSSLGEAPSNTGKVVAADNAIAHDAVFGEITEDGPNYRSVGWLGTSVLMMKTQMGLGVLSIPSILDTMGIIPGVILVCVISGITTWSDFIVGTFKLRHPEVYGVDDAGELMFGWIGREIFGAGFCLFFTFTSGSAMLSISIALNALSMHATCTAVFVAVAAIIGFGFSSIRTLGRISWLAWVGVTSIIVAVLTVTIAVGLQDRPAAAPKDLPWKSDFKLVGSPTFTEAIAAISALVFSYAGTPAFFSIVAEMREPKHYTRALILCQSVVTLVYVAVGAVVYYYCGSYVSSPALGSAGPSVKKVAYGLGLPGLIVSAAVLLHLPSKHVFVRILRGSRHLTANTFTHWATWIGCTFTVALVAYLVASGIPVFNSLISLIGALLGTLICFQPMGCMWFYDNWTKGRQNPTIRWYAMCVWAAFVVVSGTFLMVAGTYSSIMGIINDYNGPNRSSAWSCADNSNSV, translated from the exons ATGTCGGACACAAGAGAAATCAAGGATAGCTCGCTGGGTGAGGCGCCGTCGAACACAGGCAAGGTTGTTGCCGCGGACAACGCGATTGCCCACGATGCCGTCTTTGGTGAGATTACGGAAGATGGCCCCAACTACCGCAGT GTCGGATGGCTGGGTACTTCCGTCTTAATGATGAAAACTCAGATGGGTCTCGGCGTTCTATCCATCCCCTCTATCCTCGACACCATGGGGATAATTCCAGGAGTCATTCTTGTCTGCGTAATTAGCGGCATCACTACCTGGTCCGACTTCATTGTCGGTACTTTCAAGCTCCGCCATCCCGAAGTCTACGGCGTTGATGATGCAGGAGAGTTGATGTTTGGCTGGATTGGCCGTGAAATTTTCGGTGCCGGCTTTTGCCTCT TCTTTACCTTCACCTCAGGCTCCGCTATGCTGAGTATCTCTATCGCTTTGAATGCTCTTTCTATGCATGCGACCTGTACCGCCGTCTTTGTCGCAGTTGCAGCGATTATTGGATTCGGCTTTTCTAGCATACGGACGCTGGGACGAATCAGTTGGCTGGCATGGGTTGGTGTTACGAGTATCATCGTTGCCG TTCTCACTGTGACCATTGCTGTTGGCCTACAGGATAGGCCTGCCGCAGCACCAAAAGATCTCCCTTGGAAGTCGGATTTCAAGCTCGTAGGCTCGCCCACTTTCACAGAGGCCATCGCTGCCATCTCTGCACTCGTTTTCTCGTACGCAGGCACGCCAGCGTTCTTCTCCATTGTAGCTGAGATGCGCGAGCCCAAGCATTACACCCGAGCTCTCATTCTCTGCCAATCTGTTGTCACGCTCGTCTACGTGGCTGTAGGTGCCGTTGTCTACTACTACTGTGGATCATACGTTTCTTCGCCCGCTCTCGGCTCTGCTGGGCCCAGCGTCAAAAAAGTCGCTTATGGACTCGGTCTTCCTGGTCTTATTGTCTCGGCCGCTGTCTTGCTCCAT TTACCGAGCAAGCACGTATTCGTTCGAATTCTGAGAGGATCAAGGCACCTGACAGCTAACACCTTTACCCACTGGGCGACCTGGATTGGCTGTACCTTCACTGTGGCTTTGGTGGCCTATTTGGTTGCTAGCGGTATTCCCGTATTCAACAGTCTTATCTCTCTCATCGGTGCGCTTCTCGGCACACTGATCTGCTTCCAGCCGATGGGCTGCATGTGGTTCTACGACAACTGGACGAAAGGAAGACAGAACCCAACCATAAGATGGTACGCTATGTGTGTTTGGGCTGCTTTTGTTGTGGTTTCGGGAACGTTCTTGATGGTCGCTGGGACTTACAGTTCCATCATGGGAATTATCAATGACTACAACGGCCCAAACCGGTCCTCTGCTTGGTCATGCGCAGACAACTCGAACTCTGTATGA